One window of the Chanodichthys erythropterus isolate Z2021 chromosome 2, ASM2448905v1, whole genome shotgun sequence genome contains the following:
- the nradd gene encoding tumor necrosis factor receptor superfamily member 16 has protein sequence MRGAMAAALQLCLCILAVKVAFGKACTSEQFTKSGECCSMCAAGTGLATSCGQEDTKCQPCQDGVSFSDSESLSACRLCARCPPGIPELARCTPTLDTHCDCGEGFFLWRDHNSTSGLCAACSMCGYGSGVVQQCGPLGNTICEQCKAGTYSRERSNRKPCVPCSRCGDDEVEIRSCQPDSDTVCMVKDLNILSRPSGSDGPREFPRWPTISEETENRSSPAPGSGSTRIIPQDQGGNNNNNILVYVSVLAAVVLGLLLYVAYKCWKSCQQKQALVKARVGELNNAAEGEKLHSDSGVFLDSHSLQENQPSKGSKRDSKQDTRLYVNLPPHRQEEVEGLLAEGGSRSWRQLATTLGYEQDRVDVFGRGQDPIHTLLTDWAQQEGSTLGLLCSALARIERPDIITALTATSQGVSVV, from the exons ATGAGGGGAGCGATGGCAGCAGCACTTCAACTCTGTTTGTGTATCTTGGCCGTAAAG GTGGCTTTTGGCAAGGCCTGTACCAGTGAGCAGTTCACAAAATCAGGCGAATGTTGCAGCATGTGTGCTGCGGGCACTGGCTTGGCAACCAGCTGTGGCCAGGAAGACACCAAGTGTCAGCCGTGTCAAGATG GCGTGTCGTTCTCTGACTCTGAGAGTCTTTCAGCCTGTCGGCTGTGCGCCCGTTGCCCCCCTGGCATTCCTGAACTGGCACGCTGCACTCCCACTCTGGATACCCATTGTGATTGCGGTGAGGGTTTCTTCCTGTGGCGGGATCATAACAGCACAAGTGGGCTGTGCGCGGCCTGCTCCATGTGTGGTTATGGAAGTGGAGTGGTTCAGCAATGCGGGCCGCTGGGAAATACCATATGTGAGCAGTGTAAAGCCGGGACTTACTCAAGAGAGCGGAGCAACAGGAAACCCTGCGTGCCCTGCTCACGCTGTGGTGACGACGAGGTGGAGATCAGATCCTGCCAGCCGGACTCTGACACCGTCTGTATGG TGAAAGACCTCAACATCCTGTCACGTCCATCTGGTTCTGATGGTCCACGGGAATTTCCCAGATGGCCGACTATAAGTGAGGAAACAGAGAACAGGAGCAGCCCAGCACCAGGGTCCGGATCCACTCGAATCATACCACAGGACCAAGGgggcaacaacaacaacaacatcctGGTCTACGTGTCTGTACTGGCTGCAGTGGTGCTCGGCCTGCTGCTCTACGTCGCCTACAAATG CTGGAAGTCATGCCAGCAGAAGCAGGCTCTGGTGAAAGCACGGGTTGGCGAGTTGAATAATGCAGCGGAAGGAGAGAAATTACACAGCGACAGTGGCGTGTTCCTGGACTCTCACAGCCTTCAGGAAAACCAGCCCAGCAAAG GCAGTAAACGGGACAGCAAACAGGACACACGGCTTTATGTAAACCTGCCTCCCCACAGGCAGGAGGAGGTAGAGGGGCTTCTCGCAGAGGGGGGCAGCCGGAGCTGGAGGCAGCTGGCCACCACACTCGGTTACGAGCAGGACCGCGTGGatgtctttggacggggccagGACCCCATCCACACCCTCTTAACTGATTGGGCCCAACAGGAAGGGTCAACCTTGGGCCTGCTCTGCTCCGCTCTGGCACGCATCGAGCGGCCGGACATCATCACTGCCCTCACCGCCACCTCTCAAGGAGTGTCAGTGGTCTGA